The Thermogemmata fonticola genome has a window encoding:
- a CDS encoding S8 family peptidase, with amino-acid sequence MRNYLRRALKKAVRTSSRLLSRQPRLSALKLEQLEDRLTPSSVFPFSQPPVLDLLPAYASDRINVVMRSPVGSTAAAQVLASSPYAQTVEYLGLGIYSVHLKAGVSPLTAVAYYSTRPYAVTASVDNYVSIQRDPNDPQYSSQWDMTKIGAPIAWDVTTGMPKFVVGVVDTGIDYNHQDLFMNIWINNAEIPTSIRNTLTDADGDGVITFRDLNHSSNSGKVTDNNGNGVIDPADIFRSTSQGGWLDGVDQDSNGYVDDLFGWDFANNDNDPMDDNNHGTHVAGTIGAVGNNGVGVTGINWSLSLMALKFLDSSGNGLVSRAVMAIDYATTKGVKLTNHSWGGANYSASLAAAISRARDAGHIIVAAAGNSGQNLDSSPQYPASYSTSYNNVITVASVNSSDQLASSSNYGANTVTLAAPGVSILSTVRNNGYSYFSGTSMAAPHVTGAIALYWASNPTLSYTQVIDKLKASVDPISGLSGKVLTGGRLNVGKMFDSTTPSGPKVVD; translated from the coding sequence ATGCGGAACTACTTGCGTCGTGCCTTGAAAAAAGCTGTCCGGACTTCCTCACGGCTTCTGTCGCGCCAACCTCGGTTGAGCGCTCTCAAACTGGAACAACTGGAAGATCGCCTGACGCCGAGCAGCGTCTTTCCCTTTTCCCAACCGCCGGTCCTGGACTTGCTCCCCGCTTACGCTTCCGACCGCATCAATGTGGTGATGCGATCTCCTGTGGGTTCCACGGCCGCCGCTCAGGTGCTGGCGTCTTCTCCCTACGCTCAAACGGTAGAGTATCTTGGCTTAGGCATCTATTCCGTCCATCTCAAAGCCGGAGTTTCTCCTCTTACTGCCGTCGCTTACTATTCCACGCGTCCTTATGCTGTGACAGCCTCGGTGGACAACTACGTCTCCATTCAACGCGATCCCAATGATCCCCAATATTCCTCACAATGGGATATGACGAAAATCGGCGCCCCTATAGCTTGGGATGTCACCACAGGCATGCCAAAATTCGTAGTGGGTGTCGTTGATACAGGTATTGACTACAATCATCAAGATTTATTCATGAACATCTGGATCAACAATGCTGAGATACCGACCTCCATTCGCAACACTTTGACTGATGCCGATGGTGATGGCGTCATCACCTTCCGCGACCTGAATCATTCCAGTAACTCTGGCAAAGTGACGGACAACAACGGCAATGGCGTGATCGATCCGGCGGATATTTTCCGCTCCACTTCGCAAGGCGGCTGGTTGGATGGTGTGGATCAGGACAGCAACGGCTACGTGGATGACCTCTTCGGCTGGGACTTCGCCAACAACGATAATGACCCGATGGATGATAACAATCACGGAACCCACGTGGCGGGGACCATCGGCGCCGTGGGGAACAATGGCGTAGGTGTCACTGGAATCAACTGGTCGCTCAGCCTGATGGCTCTCAAATTCCTCGATTCGAGTGGGAATGGCCTGGTGAGCCGCGCCGTCATGGCCATCGATTACGCCACCACTAAAGGCGTCAAGCTGACCAATCACAGTTGGGGAGGAGCCAACTATAGCGCCTCTTTAGCCGCGGCTATCAGCCGGGCGCGGGATGCCGGACATATCATCGTCGCCGCCGCGGGGAATAGCGGACAAAACCTGGATTCCTCACCGCAATATCCGGCGAGCTACTCAACAAGTTATAACAACGTTATCACTGTGGCCTCTGTGAATAGCTCAGACCAATTAGCTAGCTCATCAAACTATGGAGCCAATACCGTCACATTAGCTGCCCCCGGAGTCTCCATTCTCAGTACTGTACGCAATAATGGCTACTCATATTTCAGCGGTACATCGATGGCTGCGCCGCACGTCACAGGTGCCATTGCCCTCTATTGGGCCAGCAATCCCACACTTAGCTACACGCAAGTGATTGATAAACTCAAGGCCTCTGTGGACCCCATTTCAGGACTATCGGGCAAAGTCTTGACAGGCGGCCGCCTCAATGTAGGGAAAATGTTCGATTCCACGACTCCTTCCGGTCCGAAGGTAGTGGAC